From Heteronotia binoei isolate CCM8104 ecotype False Entrance Well chromosome 17, APGP_CSIRO_Hbin_v1, whole genome shotgun sequence, one genomic window encodes:
- the LOC132586354 gene encoding cytochrome P450 2F3-like isoform X2: MGPKPFVVLCGYQTVKEALVDQGEDFSGRGDFPVITQFTQGDGIAFSNGDKWKMLRRFAIQTLREFGMGRRSIEERIQEEAWCMVEELAKTKAEPVDPTSLISRAVSNVICSVVFGDRFDYEDKKFLTLVGLVNDNFQRLSSWWGQMYNLFPHLMYYLPGPHNRIFENFEKLRLFVLEMVKIHQETLDSSSPRDFIDCFLLKMQQEKKDPCSYFHTNTLVMTTHNLFFGGTETTSTTLRYGILILMKYPDMQAKVYEEISRVVGPHRSPSFEDRVQMPFTEALVHEIQRFIDILPMGIPHAVTTDTHFRGYVLPKGTNIMPVLYSVHKDVTQFKDPEAFDPTHFLDEKGGFRRRDAFMAFSAGKRVCLGEGLARMENFLFLTTLVQRFTFQPLIPTEEIDISPLISGLGNVPRPYKFRAIPR, encoded by the exons gtaTTGCTTTTTCGAACGGTGACAAATGGAAGATGTTGCGGCGTTTTGCTATACAGACATTGAGAGAATTCGGGATGGGTCGGCGCAGCATTGAAGAACGAATCCAAGAAGAGGCCTGGTGCATGGTGGAAGAGCTTGCCAAGAccaaag CAGAGCCTGTTGACCCCACTTCCCTCATCAGCCGCGCCGTCTCCAACGTCATCTGCTCCGTCGTCTTTGGGGATCGGTTTGACTACGAGGACAAGAAATTCCTCACTTTGGTTGGACTGGTGAATGACAACTTCCAGCGTTTGAGTTCCTGGTGGGGGCAG ATGTACAACCTGTTCCCTCACCTCATGTACTACCTGCCTGGACCCCACAATAGAATTTTCGAGAATTTTGAGAAGTTGCGCCTCTTCGTCCTGGAGATGGTCAAGATCCACCAGGAGACCCTGGACTCCAGCTCCCCTCGCGATTTCATCGACTGCTTCCTTCTCAAAATGCAGCAG GAAAAGAAGGACCCCTGTAGCTACTTCCACACAAACACTCTTGTGATGACCACCCACAACCTGTTCTTTGGGGGGACGGAGACTACCAGCACCACCCTCCGTTATGGGATCCTCATCCTCATGAAGTACCCCGACATGCAGG CCAAGGTCTATGAAGAGATCAGCCGGGTTGTTGGCCCTCATCGTAGCCCATCGTTTGAAGATCGGGTGCAAATGCCTTTCACGGAGGCCTTGGTCCATGAGATCCAGCGATTCATTGATATCTTGCCTATGGGCATCCCCCATGCTGTTACGACTGATACTCACTTCCGTGGCTACGTGCTCCCTAAG gGCACCAACATCATGCCTGTTCTTTACTCTGTCCACAAAGATGTCACCCAGTTCAAAGACCCGGAAGCATTTGATCCCACCCATTTCCTGGACGAGAAAGGGGGCTTCCGTCGGCGTGATGCTTTCATGGCTTTCTCAGCTG GCAAACGCGTGTGTCTTGGAGAGGGCTTGGCTCGTATGGAGAATTTCCTCTTCCTCACTACGCTGGTGCAGCGCTTCACCTTCCAGCCTCTGATCCCAACGGAGGAAATCGACATCTCACCGCTGATAAGCGGCTTAGGGAACGTCCCTCGTCCATACAAATTCCGAGCCATCCCCCGGTGA
- the LOC132586354 gene encoding cytochrome P450 2F3-like isoform X1 — MDFSMVTVALLMICITCLLLFWKGKRLGTKGCLPPGPRPLPIVGNLFQLDPKDMVQSLMALRERYGSVYTIYLGSQPFVVLCGFQAVKEALVDRGEEFSGRGDLPVVFRFTQGDGIAFSNGDKWKMLRRFAIQTLREFGMGRRSIEERIQEEAWCMVEELAKTKAEPVDPTSLISRAVSNVICSVVFGDRFDYEDKKFLTLVGLVNDNFQRLSSWWGQMYNLFPHLMYYLPGPHNRIFENFEKLRLFVLEMVKIHQETLDSSSPRDFIDCFLLKMQQEKKDPCSYFHTNTLVMTTHNLFFGGTETTSTTLRYGILILMKYPDMQAKVYEEISRVVGPHRSPSFEDRVQMPFTEALVHEIQRFIDILPMGIPHAVTTDTHFRGYVLPKGTNIMPVLYSVHKDVTQFKDPEAFDPTHFLDEKGGFRRRDAFMAFSAGKRVCLGEGLARMENFLFLTTLVQRFTFQPLIPTEEIDISPLISGLGNVPRPYKFRAIPR, encoded by the exons ATGGATTTCAGCATGGTTACTGTGGCCCTTCTGATGATCTGTATTACCTGCCTGCTGCTGTTTTGGAAGGGGAAACGACTGGGCACAAAGGGGTGCTTGCCCCCCGGACCTCGCCCACTCCCCATTGTGGGCAACCTGTTCCAGCTGGATCCCAAGGATATGGTCCAGTCCCTGATGGCG CTGAGAGAGAGATACGGCTCCGTGTACACCATATATCTGGGTTCCCAGCCTTTTGTGGTGCTGTGTGGATTCCAAGCTGTGAAGGAGGCCCTGGTGGACCGAGGCGAGGAATTCAGTGGGCGTGGGGATTTGCCAGTGGTATTCCGATTCACCCAAGGGGATG gtaTTGCTTTTTCGAACGGTGACAAATGGAAGATGTTGCGGCGTTTTGCTATACAGACATTGAGAGAATTCGGGATGGGTCGGCGCAGCATTGAAGAACGAATCCAAGAAGAGGCCTGGTGCATGGTGGAAGAGCTTGCCAAGAccaaag CAGAGCCTGTTGACCCCACTTCCCTCATCAGCCGCGCCGTCTCCAACGTCATCTGCTCCGTCGTCTTTGGGGATCGGTTTGACTACGAGGACAAGAAATTCCTCACTTTGGTTGGACTGGTGAATGACAACTTCCAGCGTTTGAGTTCCTGGTGGGGGCAG ATGTACAACCTGTTCCCTCACCTCATGTACTACCTGCCTGGACCCCACAATAGAATTTTCGAGAATTTTGAGAAGTTGCGCCTCTTCGTCCTGGAGATGGTCAAGATCCACCAGGAGACCCTGGACTCCAGCTCCCCTCGCGATTTCATCGACTGCTTCCTTCTCAAAATGCAGCAG GAAAAGAAGGACCCCTGTAGCTACTTCCACACAAACACTCTTGTGATGACCACCCACAACCTGTTCTTTGGGGGGACGGAGACTACCAGCACCACCCTCCGTTATGGGATCCTCATCCTCATGAAGTACCCCGACATGCAGG CCAAGGTCTATGAAGAGATCAGCCGGGTTGTTGGCCCTCATCGTAGCCCATCGTTTGAAGATCGGGTGCAAATGCCTTTCACGGAGGCCTTGGTCCATGAGATCCAGCGATTCATTGATATCTTGCCTATGGGCATCCCCCATGCTGTTACGACTGATACTCACTTCCGTGGCTACGTGCTCCCTAAG gGCACCAACATCATGCCTGTTCTTTACTCTGTCCACAAAGATGTCACCCAGTTCAAAGACCCGGAAGCATTTGATCCCACCCATTTCCTGGACGAGAAAGGGGGCTTCCGTCGGCGTGATGCTTTCATGGCTTTCTCAGCTG GCAAACGCGTGTGTCTTGGAGAGGGCTTGGCTCGTATGGAGAATTTCCTCTTCCTCACTACGCTGGTGCAGCGCTTCACCTTCCAGCCTCTGATCCCAACGGAGGAAATCGACATCTCACCGCTGATAAGCGGCTTAGGGAACGTCCCTCGTCCATACAAATTCCGAGCCATCCCCCGGTGA
- the LOC132586357 gene encoding cytochrome P450 2F2-like, with protein MELSVAFVALLTTCVTCLLLFWKGKGQNRKGLLPPGPRPLPIVGNLFQLDSNMLKTLLEWRERYGSVYTIYLGSQPFVVLCGYQAVKEALVDRGEQFSDRGDFPLLFRYTQGDGVAYANGEKWKVLRRFSVQTLRDFGMGRRSIEERIQEEAQCVVEELAKTKEEPVDHSFLISCSVSNVICSIIFGDRFDYKDEKFLTLVGLVNDNFRCMSSWWGQMYNLFPHVMYYLPGPHNRIFENFEKLDQFILEMTKTHQETLDPNFPRDFIDCFLLKMQQEKEKPSAYFYMNSLVKTTLDVFFGGTETTSTTLRFGILILLKYPDMQAKVYEEISRVVGPHRSPLFGDRVQMPYTEAFLHEVQRLADILPMGIPRAVTTDTHFRGYVLPKGTNVIPVLYSVHKDVTQFKDPEAFDPTHFLDEKGGFRRCDAFMPFSAGKRMCFGEPLVHMELFLFLTTLVQRFTLQPLIPTEEIHISSRISDLGKVRRTYKFRAIPR; from the exons ATGGAGTTGAGTGTGGCTTTTGTGGCCCTTCTGACCACCTGTGTTACTTGCCTACTGCTCTTTTGGAAGGGGAAGGGACAAAACAGAAAGGGGCTCTTGCCCCCCGGACCTCGCCCACTCCCGATTGTGGGCAACCTGTTCCAGCTTGATTCTAACATGCTCAAGACCCTCTTGGAG TGGAGAGAGAGATATGGCTCCGTGTACACCATATATCTGGGTTCCCAGCCTTTTGTGGTGCTGTGTGGATACCAGGCTGTGAAGGAGGCCCTGGTGGACCGAGGCGAGCAATTCAGTGACCGTGGTGATTTCCCTTTGCTATTCCGATACACCCAAGGGGATG gagttGCTTATGCTAATGGAGAGAAATGGAAGGTGTTGCGGCGATTTTCTGTGCAGACATTGCGTGATTTTGGGATGGGTCGGCGCAGCATCGAGGAGCGGATCCAAGAGGAGGCCCAGTGTGTGGTGGAAGAGCTTGCAAAGACCAAAG AGGAGCCCGTGGACCACTCTTTCCTGATCAGCTGTTCTGTCTCCAACGTCATCTGCTCCATCATCTTCGGAGATCGGTTTGACTACAAGGATGAGAAATTCCTCACTTTAGTTGGACTGGTGAACGACAACTTCCGGTGTATGAGTTCCTGGTGGGGGCAG atGTACAACCTGTTCCCTCATGTCATGTATTACCTCCCTGGACCCCACAACagaatttttgagaattttgaaaAGTTGGATCAATTTATCCTGGAGATGACCAAGACGCATCAAGAGACCCTGGACCCCAATTTCCCTCGCGATTTCATTGACTGCTTCCTTCTCAAAATGCAGCAG GAAAAGGAGAAACCCTCTGCTTACTTCTACATGAACAGTCTGGTGAAGACCACCCTTGATGTTTTCTTTGGGGGCACTGAGACAACAAGCACCACCCTCCGATTTGGCATCCTCATTCTCTTGAAGTACCCTGACATGCAGG CCAAGGTCTATGAAGAGATCAGCCGGGTTGTTGGCCCTCATCGTAGCCCATTGTTTGGGGATCGGGTGCAAATGCCTTACACGGAGGCCTTCCTCCATGAGGTCCAGCGGCTTGCTGATATCTTGCCTATGGGCATCCCCCGCGCTGTTACGACCGATACTCACTTCCGTGGCTACGTGCTCCCTAAG GGCACCAACGTCATCCCTGTTCTTTACTCCGTCCACAAAGATGTCACCCAGTTCAAAGACCCGGAAGCATTCGATCCCACCCACTTCCTGGATGAGAAGGGGGGCTTCCGTCGGTGTGATGCTTTCATGCCTTTCTCAGCTG GGAAGCGCATGTGTTTCGGAGAGCCCTTGGTCCACATGGAGCTTTTCCTCTTCCTCACCACCCTGGTCCAGCGCTTCACCCTCCAGCCTCTGATCCCAACAGAGGAAATCCACATCTCATCGAGGATAAGTGACTTAGGGAAAGTTCGACGCACATACAAATTCCGAGCCATCCCCCGTTGA